In one window of Maribacter dokdonensis DSW-8 DNA:
- a CDS encoding ABC transporter ATP-binding protein, which translates to MITITNLKKSFRTEEVETLALNSVNLKVEDGEFVAIMGPSGCGKSTLLNIIGMLDNPTEGSYNFAGNEVGGLKESERTQLRKGNLGFVFQSFNLIDELTVFENVELPLIYLKMGKAERKEKVMKVLERMKIAHREKHFPQQLSGGQQQRVAISRAVVTNPKLILADEPTGNLDSKNGIEVMNLLTELNQEGTTIVMVTHSDRDSHYAHRVVNLFDGQIVTESQNRAIGAMM; encoded by the coding sequence ATGATAACCATTACAAACCTAAAAAAGAGTTTTAGAACAGAAGAAGTAGAAACCTTGGCATTGAACAGTGTCAACCTAAAAGTAGAAGATGGCGAGTTTGTTGCCATTATGGGACCATCTGGCTGTGGTAAATCTACATTATTGAACATCATTGGTATGTTGGACAACCCAACGGAGGGTAGCTACAATTTTGCAGGTAATGAAGTGGGAGGCTTAAAGGAGAGCGAGCGTACCCAACTGCGTAAGGGTAATTTAGGTTTTGTATTTCAGAGCTTTAATTTAATAGATGAGCTTACCGTTTTTGAAAACGTAGAGCTACCATTGATCTATTTAAAAATGGGAAAGGCAGAGCGTAAGGAGAAAGTAATGAAAGTGCTGGAACGTATGAAAATAGCACATAGGGAAAAACATTTTCCCCAGCAATTATCAGGTGGTCAGCAGCAACGTGTGGCAATATCAAGAGCGGTGGTTACCAATCCGAAATTGATACTTGCCGATGAGCCAACTGGGAACTTGGATTCTAAAAACGGAATTGAAGTAATGAACTTGTTGACAGAATTGAACCAAGAAGGAACCACAATAGTAATGGTAACACACTCGGACAGAGACTCACATTACGCGCATAGAGTTGTAAATCTATTCGACGGTCAAATCGTAACTGAAAGTCAGAATAGGGCTATAGGTGCCATGATGTAA
- a CDS encoding ABC transporter permease: protein MFRNHLKIAWRSIKKDTLFATIKIGGFAVGIAACLLIALFIHNEVGYDQHYTKKDQLYRVVLEGMYKGEVMKSTHFQLPFAEALQNDFPEIKKAGKINTIEIFGAGKRGIRLAGAAQNNLETGFVLADQEAFELLEVKLQQGNPKTALANPKSIVISESKAAKYFNGDKILGETIILDNDESTPYTVTGVMKDAAKNSHLTYDFLLPIEDTNANWTNQNYFTYVLVDDRTNVQELEQKMVSIVEDYIIPAQRERGRAPDFIEVLRTMKYKLQPITDIHLYSDIKMSDGLKHGDIRFVWLFAAVAGFVLLLAVINFINLSTAKSANRAKEVGLRKTIGAFKSNLITQFLTESMMFSFVSFLLGVLLAWALLPTFNNMASKTIEMPWSAWWFVPVIVVAALLVGALAGLYPAFYLSAFKPVNVLKGSLSIGSKSGKLRSGLVIFQFTTSVVLIIATLIIYKQMDFILQKELGYDKEQVVVLEGTGILGESAENFKEQLLQLPQVKSATISNYLPVDGGSRNGNTFRREDEGNEGRGIPAQIWRVDYDYIKTLGITVKTGRDFSKQFASDALNSIIINANMQRELGLENAIGKELNNNGQQFKVIGVIDDFHFKSLKEDISSLSLVIGKDLGSISLKLEKGNVNEALASITSVWDKNVPSQSINYSFLDQEFSHMHDDVERMGKIFNSFALFAILVACLGLFALSAFMVEQRKKEISIRLVLGAPFKSIYKLLTVDFMKLIIISIAIAIPVGWYLMSRWLEDFAYHITIGWGIFFIAGFIALTIAILTISYQSIGAALIQPLKSLRKE from the coding sequence ATGTTCAGAAACCATCTTAAAATAGCCTGGAGAAGTATTAAGAAGGATACGCTATTTGCTACCATTAAAATTGGTGGCTTTGCTGTTGGTATAGCGGCTTGTCTTTTAATAGCCTTATTCATTCACAATGAAGTGGGTTATGATCAGCACTATACCAAAAAAGATCAGTTATATAGGGTAGTGTTAGAAGGCATGTACAAAGGTGAAGTCATGAAAAGCACTCACTTTCAATTACCCTTTGCAGAAGCCTTGCAAAATGATTTTCCAGAAATAAAAAAGGCAGGGAAAATAAATACAATTGAAATTTTTGGGGCAGGTAAACGCGGTATTCGCTTAGCTGGGGCAGCTCAAAATAACTTGGAAACCGGCTTTGTGCTTGCGGATCAAGAAGCATTTGAACTTTTGGAGGTGAAGTTGCAACAAGGTAATCCTAAAACCGCATTGGCAAATCCAAAAAGTATTGTCATATCGGAATCCAAAGCGGCAAAGTATTTTAATGGGGATAAAATTTTGGGCGAAACCATCATTTTAGATAATGATGAGAGTACTCCGTATACGGTAACCGGGGTCATGAAAGATGCTGCAAAAAACTCACATCTAACCTATGACTTTCTTTTACCTATAGAAGACACCAATGCAAACTGGACCAACCAGAATTACTTTACCTATGTGTTGGTAGATGACCGTACGAACGTGCAGGAATTGGAACAAAAAATGGTTTCTATTGTTGAAGACTATATTATACCTGCACAGCGCGAACGAGGGCGTGCTCCAGACTTTATTGAGGTGCTTAGAACCATGAAGTACAAACTACAGCCCATAACCGATATTCATCTGTATTCGGATATTAAAATGTCAGACGGACTTAAACATGGCGATATCCGTTTTGTTTGGCTTTTTGCCGCTGTAGCCGGTTTTGTGCTATTATTGGCGGTAATCAACTTTATTAATCTTTCTACCGCAAAGTCTGCCAATAGGGCTAAAGAGGTTGGCTTAAGAAAAACCATTGGTGCTTTTAAAAGCAATTTGATAACGCAATTTTTGACCGAATCTATGATGTTTAGTTTTGTGTCTTTTCTATTAGGCGTGCTATTGGCATGGGCATTACTGCCAACATTTAACAACATGGCATCTAAAACTATAGAAATGCCTTGGTCTGCTTGGTGGTTTGTTCCGGTAATAGTAGTTGCTGCTCTTTTAGTAGGTGCTTTGGCGGGCTTATATCCGGCATTTTATTTGTCGGCATTTAAACCGGTAAATGTTTTAAAGGGAAGTCTTAGTATTGGCAGTAAAAGTGGCAAATTAAGGAGCGGACTCGTTATTTTTCAATTTACCACATCGGTAGTGCTGATCATTGCCACTTTGATTATTTACAAACAAATGGACTTTATTCTTCAAAAAGAATTGGGGTATGATAAGGAACAGGTTGTTGTTCTAGAAGGTACCGGAATCTTAGGGGAGAGTGCTGAAAATTTTAAAGAACAACTACTTCAATTGCCACAAGTGAAATCGGCTACCATTTCTAATTATTTGCCGGTAGATGGTGGTAGTAGAAACGGTAATACATTTAGAAGGGAAGATGAAGGAAATGAAGGTAGAGGTATACCTGCCCAAATCTGGAGAGTAGATTATGATTACATTAAAACGCTTGGTATTACGGTTAAAACAGGAAGAGATTTTTCTAAGCAATTTGCGTCTGATGCTTTGAACTCAATTATTATAAACGCCAATATGCAACGTGAATTGGGCTTGGAAAACGCTATTGGCAAAGAACTAAACAATAACGGTCAACAGTTTAAGGTCATAGGTGTAATAGATGATTTTCATTTTAAGTCCTTAAAAGAAGATATTTCTTCGCTATCGCTCGTAATCGGTAAAGATTTAGGGTCTATATCGCTAAAGTTGGAAAAAGGAAATGTGAATGAAGCCTTGGCTTCAATTACTTCGGTTTGGGATAAAAATGTGCCCAGTCAGTCCATTAATTATAGTTTTTTAGATCAAGAGTTCAGCCATATGCACGATGATGTGGAACGTATGGGTAAAATATTCAACAGTTTTGCCCTGTTCGCTATTTTAGTTGCTTGTTTAGGCTTGTTTGCACTATCTGCCTTTATGGTAGAACAACGTAAAAAAGAGATCAGCATCCGCTTGGTTTTAGGGGCTCCGTTTAAAAGCATCTATAAATTGCTTACCGTAGATTTTATGAAACTGATTATAATTTCTATCGCCATTGCCATACCTGTAGGGTGGTATTTAATGAGCCGTTGGTTAGAGGATTTTGCCTACCACATCACTATTGGTTGGGGCATATTCTTTATCGCAGGATTCATTGCATTGACCATAGCTATTTTGACCATAAGCTATCAATCTATAGGCGCTGCGCTGATACAGCCTTTAAAAAGCTTGCGTAAAGAATAA
- a CDS encoding ABC transporter permease, with amino-acid sequence MFKIYLKIAFRNAFRYKGNSIINIAGLAIGLTCVILIALFINDELSYDRFFNDTDQVYRVNLNGKMGDDEFYAGYTPPPAGETLVANFPEIESYTRIYRPGVDVLEYSNGSEKQIFNEENLFAVDANFLEVLSYPMLKGDPIKSLQEGNSVVITNSIAEKYFGDADPLGKILFYGKERTPLNVTGVLEDMDNLQTSVEFDILVPVSNFSNVKRFNWSWVWLQMATYVKLTEKAAANPKVINHLESQFPELIRLHAANAFDRIGQPYEEFLENGNKWDLHLQALTDIHLHSNDIESAITEQNSVKNLYIFAIIALFIIILASVNFVNLATAQASKRSKEIGIRKVLGSPRIQLIKQFLAEAIFYTVVSTFLAVVLVWVFLPLFNQLAGKTINFNSIYDNGIWLFIICLSLFTALLAGIYPAFYLTSFKAANVLKGVSKVANSKDGIIRNGLVIFQFTVAIIMIIATSVVYLQLNYTQNRDLGYDKENLLVIRNAEKLDGSEKTFRSELEALSEVKNAAVSSGMLTRGSFGDFYFPEASNSDDKVAKDIILQSYLVDEHFMKTLDLKLIKGRAFDNNFNDSLSVVINEAAAKQIGWENPIGRMIQYPGGKMESYKVVGVLKDFNLESLHSHITPFALFSNTSESYETGVSYITLKVSSENIGKLMSSIEKKWNDYQPNVPFEYSFLDDDLNTAYISDQRQANLFGVFSFLTIFIACMGLLGLIAFIAQQKTKEIGIRKVLGASISEIVQMLARDFVMVIVIAMLIATPVAWYFMNKWLQDFAYKIEIPWWVFIVSGGMALVIALFTMGFQAVKAAVANPAQSLRTE; translated from the coding sequence ATGTTCAAGATCTATTTAAAAATCGCCTTTAGAAATGCATTTAGATATAAGGGCAATAGTATCATTAATATAGCTGGACTTGCAATTGGTTTAACCTGTGTTATTTTGATAGCCCTTTTTATAAACGATGAATTAAGCTATGATCGTTTTTTTAATGATACGGACCAAGTGTATAGGGTCAATTTAAATGGTAAAATGGGCGATGATGAGTTCTATGCGGGTTATACACCTCCGCCAGCAGGTGAGACTTTGGTTGCAAATTTTCCTGAAATTGAAAGTTATACTCGTATATACAGACCCGGGGTTGATGTTCTTGAATATTCCAATGGTTCTGAAAAACAAATCTTCAACGAAGAAAACCTATTTGCGGTAGATGCCAATTTTTTAGAGGTTTTAAGCTATCCTATGTTAAAGGGTGATCCCATAAAAAGTTTGCAAGAAGGGAACAGTGTAGTTATAACCAATAGTATTGCAGAGAAATATTTTGGAGATGCAGATCCGCTTGGTAAAATTCTTTTTTATGGAAAGGAAAGAACACCGTTGAATGTTACGGGTGTTTTAGAAGATATGGACAATCTACAAACTTCTGTAGAATTTGATATACTAGTTCCTGTTTCAAATTTTTCAAATGTAAAACGATTTAATTGGAGTTGGGTATGGTTACAAATGGCTACTTATGTGAAATTGACTGAAAAAGCAGCGGCAAACCCAAAAGTGATTAATCATTTAGAATCACAGTTTCCAGAATTGATTAGGTTACATGCAGCAAATGCTTTTGACAGGATAGGGCAGCCGTATGAAGAGTTTTTGGAAAATGGGAACAAATGGGATTTACACTTGCAGGCACTAACCGATATTCATCTACATTCTAATGATATTGAATCTGCAATTACTGAACAGAACAGTGTTAAGAATTTATACATTTTTGCAATAATTGCGCTTTTTATTATAATACTGGCCTCGGTTAATTTTGTCAATTTAGCTACAGCGCAGGCCTCTAAGAGAAGTAAGGAAATTGGTATTAGAAAAGTGCTGGGTTCTCCCAGAATTCAACTTATAAAACAGTTTTTGGCGGAAGCCATTTTTTATACCGTAGTATCCACGTTTTTAGCTGTAGTGTTGGTATGGGTGTTTTTGCCGTTATTTAATCAGTTAGCTGGTAAAACCATTAATTTCAATTCAATATATGATAATGGTATTTGGTTATTTATTATTTGCCTTAGTTTATTTACCGCTCTTCTGGCGGGCATTTATCCAGCGTTTTATCTAACTTCTTTTAAAGCGGCAAATGTTTTAAAAGGGGTTTCTAAAGTAGCTAACAGTAAAGACGGTATTATTAGAAACGGATTAGTGATTTTTCAATTTACCGTTGCCATAATCATGATTATAGCAACTAGTGTTGTGTATCTGCAATTGAACTATACACAAAACCGTGATTTAGGTTATGATAAAGAAAACTTGCTTGTAATTCGTAATGCAGAAAAATTGGACGGTAGCGAAAAAACCTTTAGATCGGAACTAGAGGCGCTATCAGAAGTAAAAAATGCCGCCGTTTCTTCAGGTATGCTTACCAGAGGTAGTTTTGGTGATTTTTACTTTCCAGAAGCATCTAATTCTGACGATAAGGTCGCTAAGGATATTATATTACAATCTTACCTGGTTGATGAACATTTTATGAAGACCCTAGATTTGAAGTTAATAAAAGGTAGAGCGTTTGATAATAACTTCAATGATTCGTTGTCAGTTGTGATCAATGAAGCAGCAGCAAAGCAAATAGGATGGGAAAACCCTATTGGAAGAATGATTCAGTATCCTGGCGGTAAAATGGAATCATACAAAGTGGTGGGAGTTTTAAAGGACTTTAATTTAGAATCGTTGCATAGTCATATTACACCATTCGCATTGTTTTCGAATACCTCGGAGAGTTATGAAACTGGCGTTTCCTACATCACTTTAAAGGTGAGTTCGGAAAATATTGGAAAATTGATGTCTTCTATAGAAAAGAAATGGAATGACTATCAACCAAATGTGCCTTTTGAATATTCTTTTTTGGATGATGATTTAAATACCGCATATATATCAGACCAAAGACAGGCAAATTTGTTTGGGGTGTTTTCTTTCTTGACCATATTTATTGCCTGTATGGGGTTGTTGGGGTTAATAGCGTTCATAGCCCAACAGAAAACAAAAGAAATTGGGATAAGGAAAGTTTTGGGTGCAAGCATTAGTGAAATTGTACAGATGCTTGCTCGCGATTTTGTAATGGTAATTGTAATAGCCATGTTGATAGCGACACCGGTTGCATGGTATTTTATGAATAAATGGCTGCAAGATTTCGCCTATAAAATAGAAATACCTTGGTGGGTGTTTATAGTATCTGGCGGAATGGCCCTCGTCATTGCCCTTTTTACTATGGGATTTCAAGCAGTGAAGGCAGCGGTTGCAAACCCCGCTCAGAGTTTGCGAACAGAGTAA